In one window of Patescibacteria group bacterium DNA:
- a CDS encoding Hsp20/alpha crystallin family protein gives MSFLDKLKVKVEEGHQDASGEVKTGQPKKASGFMQLSVDIFQTPTEVIVYAPIPGINISEVNITIENENDVVTIQGKRELPKLPEEETGEFVEKKYLRQECQWGPFYRQIILPQEVNVANVSAKFKKGVLILRLPLLRLQGGGRKKINVDLSSVEAEIIARSLRNGF, from the coding sequence ATGAGTTTTTTAGATAAATTAAAAGTAAAAGTTGAGGAGGGGCATCAAGATGCTTCTGGTGAAGTTAAAACTGGGCAACCGAAAAAGGCGTCTGGTTTTATGCAGTTGAGCGTGGATATTTTTCAAACACCGACTGAAGTGATTGTTTATGCACCGATTCCCGGTATTAATATTAGCGAGGTTAATATTACAATCGAGAATGAAAATGACGTAGTCACTATTCAGGGAAAAAGAGAATTGCCAAAATTACCAGAAGAGGAGACGGGTGAATTCGTGGAAAAAAAATATTTACGTCAAGAATGTCAGTGGGGACCATTTTATCGCCAAATCATTCTACCGCAAGAGGTTAATGTGGCAAATGTAAGTGCAAAATTTAAAAAAGGAGTTTTAATCTTAAGGTTGCCATTATTGCGTTTGCAAGGAGGAGGACGAAAGAAGATTAACGTGGATCTTAGTTCGGTAGAAGCAGAAATTATTGCTAGAAGTTTAAGGAATGGATTTTAA
- a CDS encoding SUMF1/EgtB/PvdO family nonheme iron enzyme, translating to MSKIIKSLIISVVALFLVTIGIDAADHYDNFSESLVGRMVGNKSSDLCPVNMVFIATDKGGFCIDEYEASPGKDCPNQEVVNQLDSRDNVNRKECMADSLPDKKPWRFISQTQAMTACAKAGKRLPSNEEWYLASLGTPDLETQWSIDDCHVKNNWSEQPGLTGSGKNCVSAAGAYDMVGNVWEWVKEEINDGIYEGKKLPESGNIMSVDINGLSVETNQDKADANFNSDYFWIKNAGLRGMARGGYWDNGAGAGVYAMYLVSPPSFAGAGIGFRCVK from the coding sequence ATGTCTAAAATAATAAAATCATTAATAATTAGTGTGGTCGCGTTGTTTTTGGTAACTATTGGTATTGACGCGGCTGATCATTATGATAATTTTTCTGAATCCTTAGTTGGTAGGATGGTTGGCAATAAGTCGTCCGACTTGTGTCCTGTTAATATGGTTTTTATTGCGACCGACAAAGGTGGATTTTGTATCGATGAGTATGAAGCGTCGCCAGGAAAGGATTGTCCAAATCAGGAAGTAGTTAATCAATTAGACAGTCGAGATAATGTTAATCGAAAAGAGTGCATGGCCGACTCGTTACCTGATAAAAAACCGTGGCGTTTTATTTCACAAACGCAGGCAATGACTGCTTGTGCGAAAGCGGGTAAGCGCTTGCCCAGTAATGAGGAGTGGTATTTAGCCTCATTGGGTACGCCAGATTTGGAGACGCAGTGGAGTATTGATGATTGTCATGTAAAAAATAATTGGAGCGAGCAGCCAGGCCTAACCGGATCTGGTAAAAATTGCGTATCGGCGGCCGGCGCCTATGATATGGTGGGCAATGTTTGGGAGTGGGTCAAGGAAGAGATTAATGACGGTATTTATGAGGGAAAAAAATTACCGGAATCAGGCAATATCATGTCCGTAGATATTAATGGTTTATCAGTGGAGACAAATCAAGACAAGGCGGACGCTAATTTTAATAGTGATTATTTTTGGATAAAAAATGCCGGCTTAAGGGGTATGGCGCGTGGTGGTTATTGGGATAATGGTGCTGGAGCAGGTGTTTACGCAATGTATTTAGTATCACCACCATCATTTGCTGGTGCGGGCATTGGATTTAGATGTGTAAAATAG
- a CDS encoding LytR C-terminal domain-containing protein: MLRKVLIIAVLMFFPMLMHAEGMTLSIAPPMIKNNVNPGQIWKSSIKVVNNNAEDVEVYTQVLDFKSGDNGGTVEFLPAPNDKEKEDKVRLSSWIVMEDEKVIIPAFKSVDVPFVIDVPKSAEPGGHYAAILIGTKPPRDKLDGSVVKISSMLSSLILLSVSGDIKEDGRIREFSTNKDFYFEPKVDFKVKFENLGNVHIQPQGEIRVYDFFGKTKEVITLNHQSEFGNVLPGNTRTWDFSWQGSGSLTEMGRYKAQLLLSYGSKERETIDQTVYFWVIYLKPLLIIGGSLLFLFLLIVFSIKSYIKRSIRSVQLANGIVPKNERINRVVTEKMIEKRPVATLANRSSFAKAAADEKKVVNLRASSQTAMERSDEVMKNVKRSGFKKFVIFILVFLFVAAGFVYWYYFGKSGQGVDYNKLYQDNKAAEQVRQTEPSIEVASSSETDKTDEVAGEDMATSSEGSIATSSAENASSGNEMLTSEATSSEEIQEIDEIIPKANGELLIKVLNGGGVAGMANKVVELIGQKKYEAAQVGNADNYNYETTLIRYKKGDVKYAEEIKSLIDRKAIVEAVDGQEEDVVVIIGKSFVPTN; this comes from the coding sequence ATGTTGAGAAAAGTATTGATTATAGCAGTCTTGATGTTTTTCCCTATGCTAATGCACGCTGAGGGGATGACCTTGTCGATTGCGCCGCCGATGATTAAGAATAATGTTAATCCGGGCCAGATTTGGAAGAGTTCGATTAAGGTGGTTAATAATAACGCGGAGGACGTTGAGGTTTATACGCAGGTTTTGGATTTTAAAAGTGGTGACAACGGTGGAACGGTCGAGTTTTTGCCAGCACCAAATGACAAAGAGAAAGAAGATAAAGTGCGCTTAAGTTCTTGGATTGTAATGGAAGACGAAAAGGTAATAATACCAGCCTTTAAAAGTGTGGATGTTCCTTTTGTGATTGACGTTCCCAAGAGTGCTGAGCCTGGCGGACATTATGCTGCGATTTTAATTGGAACAAAGCCACCAAGAGATAAACTGGATGGCTCAGTGGTTAAAATTTCTTCAATGTTGTCGTCTTTGATTTTATTAAGTGTGAGTGGTGATATAAAGGAAGACGGTCGTATTCGAGAATTTTCCACCAATAAAGATTTCTATTTTGAGCCAAAAGTTGATTTTAAGGTAAAATTTGAAAATTTGGGCAATGTTCATATTCAACCTCAGGGTGAAATTCGTGTTTATGATTTTTTTGGAAAAACTAAAGAGGTTATAACTTTAAATCATCAAAGCGAGTTTGGCAATGTCTTGCCAGGTAATACGAGAACGTGGGATTTTTCTTGGCAGGGCAGCGGTAGCCTAACAGAGATGGGGCGCTATAAAGCTCAACTACTTTTGAGTTATGGCAGTAAGGAGCGAGAAACGATTGATCAGACGGTATACTTTTGGGTGATTTATTTAAAGCCTTTGTTGATTATCGGTGGCAGTCTATTGTTCTTGTTCTTGTTGATTGTGTTTTCCATTAAATCATATATCAAGCGTTCAATTCGCTCTGTGCAGTTAGCAAATGGTATAGTTCCGAAAAATGAGAGAATAAATAGGGTGGTGACTGAAAAGATGATTGAAAAGCGTCCGGTTGCTACGTTAGCAAACAGGTCATCCTTCGCCAAGGCCGCGGCGGATGAAAAAAAAGTTGTTAATTTAAGAGCTTCTTCGCAAACAGCGATGGAGAGAAGTGATGAAGTTATGAAAAATGTTAAACGGAGCGGTTTTAAAAAGTTTGTGATTTTTATTCTAGTGTTTTTATTTGTGGCAGCTGGTTTTGTTTATTGGTATTATTTTGGCAAGTCGGGCCAAGGAGTTGATTATAATAAATTATATCAAGACAATAAAGCAGCTGAACAAGTGAGACAAACAGAGCCGTCAATTGAGGTCGCTAGTTCTAGTGAGACTGATAAAACGGACGAGGTTGCAGGGGAAGATATGGCCACTAGCAGCGAGGGAAGTATTGCAACTAGTAGTGCTGAAAATGCGTCTAGTGGCAATGAGATGCTTACGTCGGAGGCGACTAGTTCGGAAGAGATTCAGGAGATTGATGAAATTATTCCCAAGGCCAATGGTGAATTATTGATTAAAGTTTTGAATGGCGGTGGTGTAGCAGGTATGGCTAATAAGGTAGTTGAGCTGATTGGTCAAAAAAAATATGAAGCGGCTCAGGTTGGCAATGCAGATAATTATAATTATGAAACAACCCTGATTCGCTATAAAAAGGGAGATGTAAAATATGCAGAAGAAATTAAGTCATTAATTGATCGTAAGGCCATAGTTGAAGCGGTGGATGGACAAGAAGAAGATGTGGTAGTAATTATTGGTAAAAGTTTTGTGCCGACAAATTAA
- a CDS encoding formylglycine-generating enzyme family protein: MFKTINLKKKRLLGLKEIIVTIIAVALTTLGIKASDGYFGNGKDVGTGPCSADMVFITSPTGGFCIDKYEASVGSGCQNSDPANQQDTRINLNYKDCAAVSEVDKQPWRNISQNQAVMACAKAGKRLPTSKEWFQASLGTPDLDSGWQGDDCNVKKNWPDSPGPTGSGKNCVSSSGVYDMIGNVWEWIDGSIIDGKIGDKEMPESGYIAGVDADSFPVKTDRENKDPNYYNDYFWIKKNDVRTIARGGYWDNGEDAGQYAIYAVPDVSYAGPGVGFRCVR; the protein is encoded by the coding sequence ATGTTTAAAACAATCAACCTAAAAAAGAAAAGATTGCTTGGCTTAAAAGAGATTATTGTAACAATAATTGCGGTGGCTTTGACGACTCTGGGAATTAAGGCGAGCGATGGTTATTTTGGAAACGGCAAGGATGTTGGCACTGGTCCGTGTTCAGCTGATATGGTTTTTATTACTTCACCAACGGGGGGCTTTTGTATTGATAAATATGAAGCATCAGTAGGCAGTGGTTGTCAGAATAGTGATCCAGCTAATCAGCAAGACACCAGAATAAATTTAAATTACAAGGATTGTGCCGCCGTGTCAGAGGTGGACAAGCAGCCATGGCGTAATATTTCCCAGAATCAAGCCGTGATGGCTTGTGCTAAAGCGGGAAAGCGTTTACCAACTAGCAAGGAATGGTTTCAGGCCTCATTGGGAACACCAGATCTTGATTCTGGTTGGCAGGGTGATGATTGTAATGTAAAAAAGAATTGGCCTGATAGTCCCGGACCAACCGGTAGTGGTAAGAACTGCGTTTCATCATCTGGTGTTTATGACATGATTGGCAATGTTTGGGAGTGGATTGATGGCTCAATTATTGATGGCAAGATAGGTGACAAAGAAATGCCAGAAAGCGGTTATATTGCCGGCGTTGATGCTGATTCTTTTCCTGTTAAAACTGACAGGGAAAACAAAGATCCAAACTATTATAATGATTATTTTTGGATAAAAAAGAACGATGTTAGAACTATTGCTCGTGGCGGCTATTGGGATAATGGTGAAGATGCTGGGCAATATGCGATTTACGCAGTTCCTGACGTTTCTTATGCCGGTCCTGGCGTTGGCTTTCGCTGTGTTAGGTAA
- a CDS encoding DUF916 domain-containing protein, giving the protein MKKINFLLVFLSFLSLIFLQTDFVKAQNASEVGIKISPVRVEELVEPGQVLQREIKVTNSSDIPKTLFAYLKDFRANEDDESGTPRLIKPGTETGNFVASWIEITDQGMDFKPGEEKTVSFVIRVPDNVGPGGYYGGVFFGSEAPKIDVNSPDKGAGMSIAQQAGSLVLLQVKGEVDERADVREFNTNKDFYGTPFDVEFAIRIQNSGNIHIKPLGEIRIENMFGKEVKIIDVNNGGGNVLPNSKRKFTEHWKDDFGFGKYTAKLGLSYGTSASNGGQGKQSIYIEKDFWIIPWKIVGPVLISLIITLLIFFFIIKFYKDRAVRGAMQRAGVTNAKISKARRGTSPTAHMGMVLLVVFIVVFLIVSAVYFFFLA; this is encoded by the coding sequence ATGAAAAAAATCAATTTCTTATTAGTTTTTCTCAGTTTTTTATCGTTAATATTTTTGCAGACCGATTTTGTTAAGGCGCAAAATGCCTCTGAAGTTGGCATTAAAATTAGCCCAGTACGAGTGGAGGAGTTGGTGGAACCGGGGCAAGTTTTACAGAGAGAGATTAAAGTGACTAATAGTTCTGACATTCCAAAAACTTTATTTGCTTACTTGAAAGACTTTAGAGCGAACGAAGATGATGAGTCTGGAACGCCGCGTTTAATTAAACCTGGCACGGAAACGGGAAATTTTGTTGCTTCTTGGATTGAGATTACCGATCAGGGAATGGATTTTAAGCCCGGCGAAGAAAAGACGGTTTCTTTTGTAATTAGAGTGCCTGACAATGTTGGTCCAGGTGGCTATTATGGTGGTGTCTTTTTTGGCTCCGAGGCACCAAAAATTGACGTTAATAGTCCAGATAAGGGTGCTGGCATGTCCATTGCCCAACAGGCTGGTTCTTTGGTTTTATTACAAGTGAAAGGCGAAGTTGATGAACGAGCTGATGTCCGAGAGTTTAATACTAATAAGGATTTTTATGGAACACCATTTGATGTGGAGTTTGCGATTAGAATTCAAAATAGTGGCAATATCCATATAAAGCCTCTGGGGGAAATTAGAATTGAAAATATGTTTGGCAAAGAGGTGAAAATTATTGATGTTAACAATGGTGGTGGCAATGTTTTGCCTAACTCAAAAAGAAAATTTACCGAACACTGGAAAGATGACTTTGGCTTTGGAAAATATACAGCCAAGTTGGGGTTATCCTATGGAACATCAGCCTCAAATGGTGGTCAGGGCAAACAAAGTATTTATATTGAGAAAGATTTTTGGATTATCCCGTGGAAGATTGTCGGACCAGTTTTGATTAGTTTGATAATTACCCTGCTTATCTTTTTCTTTATTATTAAATTTTATAAAGATAGAGCTGTTCGAGGGGCGATGCAAAGAGCTGGTGTCACTAATGCAAAGATTTCAAAAGCAAGAAGGGGGACATCGCCAACAGCGCACATGGGTATGGTTTTGTTGGTTGTTTTTATAGTCGTCTTTCTGATTGTATCGGCGGTTTACTTTTTTTTCTTGGCATAG